A window of the Aeromicrobium phoceense genome harbors these coding sequences:
- a CDS encoding TetR family transcriptional regulator has product MQSLVVSPLVAERQRQTWTAIHHAAASAALESGPDAVTVAQIAAEAGISPRTFFNYFESKEDAIIGVRPPSVSEETLAAFRENAGMTPVLRVSHLVADVAASTIGPGVDLVQRRRLAAATPRLRTRLTQVFTDSRKHVAARLVEDVDTPWLGIERLPTDLHESRALILLAGAVVTLAWTTDPDHFNTHRAAALETAIATFRKVTSTTL; this is encoded by the coding sequence GTGCAATCTTTAGTCGTCAGCCCGCTCGTGGCCGAACGCCAGCGCCAGACCTGGACGGCGATCCACCACGCTGCCGCGTCGGCCGCCCTGGAGTCGGGCCCCGACGCCGTCACCGTCGCGCAGATCGCCGCCGAGGCCGGGATCTCGCCGCGGACGTTCTTCAACTACTTCGAGTCCAAGGAGGACGCCATCATCGGCGTCCGTCCGCCGTCGGTCAGCGAGGAGACACTCGCCGCCTTCCGTGAGAACGCGGGCATGACCCCGGTCCTGCGCGTGAGTCACCTCGTCGCGGACGTCGCCGCCAGCACGATCGGCCCCGGCGTCGACCTGGTGCAGCGCCGCCGACTGGCCGCCGCGACCCCCCGCCTGCGCACCCGGCTCACCCAGGTGTTCACCGACAGCCGCAAGCACGTCGCGGCGCGCCTCGTCGAGGACGTGGACACGCCGTGGCTCGGCATCGAGAGGCTGCCGACCGACCTGCATGAGTCCCGCGCCCTGATCCTGCTGGCCGGAGCCGTCGTCACGCTCGCGTGGACGACCGACCCCGACCACTTCAACACGCACCGCGCCGCCGCCCTCGAGACGGCCATCGCCACCTTCCGAAAGGTCACCTCCACCACGCTATGA
- the recD gene encoding exodeoxyribonuclease V subunit alpha produces the protein MTPHATIDEFVAAEVLTTGDALMTARLGRITGESGPLPLLALAFALRAVRHGSTCFDPRQDPEVPGLAWPDADAWIEAVGTSRLSRVLVAEHDLLYLDRYRELEVALCDDLAARATTTPPALDEQRLTADLDRLFPGDEHLDQRAAAERAARVGTIVLTGGPGTGKTTTVAGVLAILQAQSLATLGRPLRVALTAPTGKAAARMREAVVATAARLALTDDERTWLTGLRSSTMHRLLGWRHDNHTRFRHDRTRRLPHDVVVVDETSMASLEHVARLLEALRPDTRLILVGDADQLASVEAGAVLHDVVAGWSSDHVVRLTRSHRFGAGIGRLAAAVRDGDADTAVDLLTAGEPSIRLVDPARAHAELESTLLPLARDLVAAGRAGDESTALARLARHRLLCAHRDGPHGATTWNDHVTAWLRPDVGYDEWYPGRPVLVTRNDAPLAVFNGDAGVVVARDEHVQVALDGDPVRELATSRLPDVQTGYAMTIHRSQGSEFDHVTVLLPGAESRAMTRELLYTAITRAVAGVTVIGTPEDIRTAIGRRVARSSGIAERLAARSAVR, from the coding sequence ATGACCCCGCACGCCACGATCGACGAATTCGTCGCCGCCGAGGTCCTCACCACGGGCGACGCGCTGATGACCGCACGCCTCGGGCGGATCACCGGCGAGTCCGGTCCGCTGCCGCTGCTCGCCCTCGCGTTCGCGCTGCGGGCCGTCCGCCACGGCTCCACCTGCTTCGACCCGCGCCAGGACCCCGAGGTACCCGGCCTCGCCTGGCCCGACGCCGACGCGTGGATCGAGGCCGTCGGCACGAGCCGGCTCAGCCGCGTGCTCGTCGCCGAGCACGACCTGCTCTACCTCGACCGCTACCGCGAGCTCGAGGTCGCCCTGTGCGACGACCTCGCGGCCCGCGCGACCACGACGCCCCCGGCACTCGACGAGCAGCGGCTCACCGCCGATCTCGACCGGCTCTTCCCGGGCGACGAGCACCTCGACCAGCGGGCGGCCGCCGAGCGGGCGGCCCGCGTGGGGACGATCGTGCTCACCGGCGGGCCGGGCACCGGCAAGACCACCACGGTCGCCGGCGTGCTGGCCATCCTGCAGGCCCAGTCGCTCGCCACGCTGGGGCGACCGCTGCGCGTGGCGCTCACGGCGCCCACCGGCAAGGCGGCCGCACGCATGCGTGAGGCGGTGGTCGCCACCGCCGCGCGCCTCGCCCTCACCGACGACGAGCGCACGTGGCTCACCGGCCTCCGGTCGTCCACGATGCACCGCCTCCTCGGCTGGCGCCACGACAACCACACGCGGTTCCGGCACGACCGCACGCGGCGGCTGCCCCACGACGTGGTGGTGGTCGACGAGACCTCGATGGCGTCCCTGGAGCACGTGGCCCGGCTGCTGGAGGCCCTGCGCCCGGACACCCGCCTCATCCTGGTCGGTGATGCCGACCAGCTCGCCTCGGTCGAGGCCGGTGCGGTGCTGCACGACGTGGTCGCCGGCTGGTCCTCCGACCACGTCGTCCGGCTCACCCGCAGCCACCGCTTCGGTGCGGGCATCGGCCGGCTGGCCGCCGCGGTCCGCGACGGCGACGCCGACACGGCCGTCGACCTCCTGACCGCCGGGGAGCCGTCGATCCGCCTCGTCGACCCCGCTCGCGCCCACGCCGAGCTCGAGTCCACCCTGCTGCCCCTGGCCCGCGACCTCGTCGCGGCGGGACGGGCAGGCGACGAGAGCACGGCCCTCGCCCGGCTGGCCCGCCACCGCCTGCTGTGCGCGCACCGCGACGGTCCGCACGGGGCCACCACCTGGAACGACCACGTCACCGCCTGGCTGCGGCCCGACGTGGGCTACGACGAGTGGTACCCGGGCCGTCCGGTGCTGGTCACCCGCAACGACGCCCCGCTCGCGGTGTTCAACGGCGACGCCGGCGTGGTCGTGGCCCGCGACGAGCACGTGCAGGTGGCGCTCGACGGCGATCCCGTGCGCGAGCTGGCCACCTCGCGCCTGCCCGACGTGCAGACCGGCTACGCGATGACGATCCACCGCAGCCAGGGCAGCGAGTTCGACCACGTCACGGTGCTGCTGCCGGGAGCCGAGTCGCGCGCCATGACGCGCGAGCTGCTCTACACCGCCATCACGCGGGCCGTCGCCGGTGTGACCGTCATCGGCACGCCCGAGGACATTCGGACGGCGATCGGGCGGCGAGTCGCCCGATCCAGTGGGATCGCGGAGCGACTCGCCGCCCGTTCGGCGGTGCGCTGA
- a CDS encoding UvrD-helicase domain-containing protein, with amino-acid sequence MSDLPLTAPELSAFDITDPLPQGTTLLEASAGTGKTWTIGALVARYVAEGVVTLPELLVITFGRAASREMRERVRDQLVSAEAALGDPAAHRSGDDPLLRLLVGVPETELVARRARLRAALADFDGATIATTHQFCQTVLRSLGTAGDSDGSAELTDDLTELVDQIVDDLYVAKYANEDGPALSHGQARTLAHAVVADPHAALVPAEADPDSPAGVRVRFAHAVRRRLDQRKRELGLLDYDDLLRRLESVLEDPDSPARTLMRNRWRVVLVDEFQDTDPVQWNVLDRAFSGVATLVLIGDPKQAIYAFRGGDVQTYLRAAATATERRTLPVNWRSDAPLVDALGATFAGAQLGHPDIAVRPVRARHDGSRLAGLPHPDAFRLRVVDREDFEDSQDLPVALARQRIVEDLAVDVAEALASGATYDTGSEVRPVAAGDIAVLVATGVEADLVRRTFARHGIPAVLGGGSNVLVSQAADDWLTLLEAMESPQRSGLVRAAALTDLLGHDATSLVAGGDRLTDAIATRVRDLADLLGTRGVAAVVESLTDEVFAARILARPDGYRRMTDLRHVAHLLHEVALRERLGLSGLVQWLRRRRTEAGESPELTRRLDSDAKAVQVLTIHASKGLEFPIVHLPFLFNRWRPDRDERPRFHDASGSRFLDVGGPGHADFAAHSRAAQAEDAGEVLRLAYVAMTRAKSQLVAWWAPTRDARNSGLHRLLFRPDSARPEVPDEVTTPDDPTAWSVLRGWSERGGPVLERVAERTSPVPPAPGETADLGVRTFDRDLDLAWRRTSYSGLIRAEQESTPHVGSEPETEGTTDESETLVVAEVGRDERLSPMADLPKGATFGSLVHAVLEEVDVAAPDRRAELELRIREQLALWPVEVDVDSAVAAFEAVLTTPLGPLADDLDLATVLAERQFKELDFEIPMGGGDQPSATMGRLADLADLLEQHLPAGDPIRPFAERLRSPALAEQSLRGYLTGSIDLALRLPSGRFLVVDHKTNWLGAPDAPLTIGGYRPDALAAAMNSGTYPLQALLYAVVLHRFLRWRVRGYAPEEHLGGVLYLYVRGMVGPDAPRHEGVPYGVFSWQPPTALVIALSDLLDGTRPEAAR; translated from the coding sequence GTGAGCGACCTGCCCCTGACGGCGCCAGAGCTGAGCGCCTTCGACATCACCGACCCGCTGCCGCAGGGCACCACGCTGCTCGAGGCCAGCGCCGGCACAGGCAAGACCTGGACGATCGGCGCGCTCGTGGCGCGCTACGTCGCCGAGGGCGTCGTCACCCTGCCCGAGCTGCTCGTGATCACCTTCGGCCGCGCCGCCAGCCGCGAGATGCGCGAGCGGGTACGCGACCAGCTCGTCTCGGCCGAGGCCGCCCTCGGCGACCCGGCCGCCCATCGATCCGGCGACGACCCGCTCCTGCGTCTCCTGGTCGGCGTGCCCGAGACCGAGCTCGTGGCCCGACGCGCCCGGCTGCGCGCGGCGCTGGCCGACTTCGACGGCGCCACCATCGCCACCACCCACCAGTTCTGCCAGACCGTGCTGCGCAGCCTCGGCACCGCCGGCGACTCCGACGGGTCCGCCGAGCTGACCGACGACCTCACCGAGCTGGTCGACCAGATCGTCGACGACCTCTACGTGGCCAAGTACGCGAACGAGGACGGTCCCGCGCTCTCGCACGGCCAGGCCCGGACGCTGGCCCACGCGGTCGTCGCCGATCCCCACGCCGCGCTCGTGCCCGCCGAGGCCGACCCCGACTCGCCGGCCGGGGTCCGGGTGCGGTTCGCCCACGCCGTGCGCCGCCGCCTCGACCAGCGCAAGCGCGAGCTCGGCCTGCTCGACTACGACGACCTGCTGCGGCGGCTCGAGAGCGTCCTGGAGGACCCCGACTCCCCCGCCCGCACGCTCATGCGGAACCGCTGGCGCGTCGTCCTGGTAGACGAGTTCCAGGACACCGACCCGGTCCAGTGGAACGTGCTCGACCGGGCCTTCAGCGGCGTGGCCACGCTCGTGCTGATCGGCGACCCGAAGCAGGCCATCTACGCCTTCCGCGGCGGCGACGTCCAGACCTACCTGCGCGCGGCCGCCACCGCCACCGAGCGCCGCACCCTGCCGGTCAACTGGCGCAGCGACGCGCCGCTGGTCGACGCGCTCGGCGCCACCTTCGCGGGGGCCCAGCTGGGGCACCCCGACATCGCCGTCCGTCCCGTGCGGGCCCGGCACGACGGCAGCCGCCTGGCGGGCCTGCCCCACCCCGATGCCTTCCGCCTGCGCGTCGTCGACCGCGAGGACTTCGAGGACTCCCAGGACCTCCCGGTCGCCCTCGCGCGGCAGCGGATCGTCGAGGACCTCGCGGTCGACGTCGCCGAGGCGCTGGCGTCCGGCGCCACCTACGACACGGGCTCCGAGGTCAGGCCGGTGGCCGCCGGCGACATCGCGGTCCTGGTCGCCACGGGCGTCGAGGCCGACCTCGTCCGGCGCACGTTCGCCCGGCACGGCATCCCCGCGGTCCTCGGCGGTGGCAGCAACGTCCTGGTCAGCCAGGCCGCCGACGACTGGCTCACGCTCCTCGAGGCGATGGAGTCCCCGCAGCGGTCCGGCCTCGTCCGCGCGGCCGCCCTCACCGACCTGCTCGGGCACGACGCCACCAGCCTCGTGGCCGGCGGCGACCGGCTCACCGACGCCATCGCCACGCGCGTGCGCGACCTGGCCGACCTGCTGGGCACGCGCGGCGTGGCGGCGGTGGTGGAGTCCCTCACCGACGAGGTCTTCGCCGCGCGCATCCTGGCCCGGCCGGACGGCTACCGCCGGATGACCGACCTGCGCCACGTGGCCCACCTGCTCCACGAGGTGGCGCTGCGCGAGCGGCTCGGCCTGTCGGGTCTCGTCCAGTGGTTGCGCCGCCGGCGCACCGAGGCCGGCGAGTCGCCCGAGCTCACCCGCCGCCTCGACAGCGACGCCAAGGCCGTCCAGGTGCTCACGATCCACGCCAGCAAGGGCCTGGAGTTCCCGATCGTCCACCTGCCGTTCCTGTTCAACCGGTGGCGCCCCGATCGCGACGAGCGCCCGCGCTTCCACGACGCCTCCGGCAGCCGCTTCCTCGACGTCGGCGGGCCGGGTCACGCCGACTTCGCCGCCCACTCGCGTGCCGCCCAGGCCGAGGACGCGGGCGAGGTGCTGCGACTGGCCTACGTGGCGATGACCCGCGCGAAGTCCCAGCTCGTGGCGTGGTGGGCGCCCACCCGCGACGCCCGAAACTCCGGCCTGCACCGCCTCCTCTTCCGGCCCGACTCCGCTCGTCCGGAGGTCCCCGACGAGGTCACGACGCCCGACGACCCCACGGCCTGGTCGGTGCTGCGCGGCTGGAGCGAGCGGGGTGGCCCCGTGCTCGAGCGCGTCGCCGAGCGCACGAGTCCGGTGCCCCCGGCGCCCGGCGAGACCGCCGACCTCGGCGTGCGCACGTTCGACCGCGACCTCGACCTGGCGTGGCGACGCACCTCCTACTCCGGGCTCATCCGCGCGGAACAGGAGTCCACGCCGCACGTCGGCAGCGAGCCCGAGACCGAGGGCACCACCGACGAGTCCGAGACCCTCGTCGTCGCGGAGGTCGGACGCGACGAGCGGCTGTCGCCGATGGCCGACCTGCCGAAGGGCGCCACGTTCGGCAGTCTCGTGCACGCCGTGCTGGAGGAGGTCGACGTCGCGGCACCCGACCGGCGTGCCGAGCTCGAGCTCCGGATCCGCGAGCAGCTCGCGTTGTGGCCCGTCGAGGTCGACGTCGACTCCGCCGTGGCCGCGTTCGAGGCCGTCCTCACCACGCCGCTGGGCCCGCTGGCCGACGACCTCGACCTGGCCACCGTGCTGGCCGAGCGGCAGTTCAAGGAGCTCGACTTCGAGATCCCGATGGGCGGCGGCGACCAGCCCAGCGCCACGATGGGTCGCCTCGCCGACCTGGCCGACCTGCTCGAGCAGCACCTTCCGGCCGGTGACCCGATCCGGCCGTTCGCCGAACGCCTGCGCTCGCCGGCGCTGGCCGAGCAGTCGCTGCGCGGCTACCTCACCGGCTCCATCGACCTGGCCCTGCGACTGCCGTCGGGCCGCTTCCTCGTGGTGGACCACAAGACGAACTGGCTCGGCGCTCCCGACGCACCGCTCACGATCGGCGGGTACCGGCCCGACGCCCTCGCCGCGGCGATGAACTCGGGCACCTACCCGCTGCAGGCCCTGCTGTACGCCGTCGTGCTGCACCGGTTCCTGCGGTGGCGCGTGCGCGGCTACGCACCCGAGGAGCACCTCGGCGGCGTCCTCTACCTCTACGTGCGCGGCATGGTCGGGCCCGACGCCCCGCGGCACGAGGGCGTCCCGTACGGGGTGTTCTCGTGGCAGCCGCCCACCGCGCTGGTCATCGCGCTGTCCGACCTGCTCGACGGAACCCGCCCGGAGGCCGCACGATGA
- a CDS encoding MDR family MFS transporter has protein sequence MSTTTVTDPHQKRTVRLVFAALMLVMLLASLSQTVLSTALPTIVGSLDGADHIAWVMTAYLLGMTVTMPIYGRLGDRLGRKPMLLLAIVLFTIGSLVGALAQDMTVLIAGRAVQGLGGGGLMVLSQAAIADVVPARERGKYMGILGAVFGLSSVAGPLLGGWFTEGPGWRWTFWINVPLGVLAFAAVVMLLHIPAVEQARTRVDRLGMALLAIATSALILAATWGGHQYDWNSPQIIGLAVTTVVAAIAFVLVERRAEEPVMPLALFRDRNFNLTTVGVIILGVAMFGSLSYLPTYLQMSVGVDATHAGLMMIPMMGGMLVTSITVGQAVSRTGRYRWYPIAGALVTGLGLFLLSTIDIGDSRWVIEGSLLVLGIGIGLGMQVLTLIVQNSFSHRIVGTATAANNFFRQVGGTLGAAAVGSIFTSRLTESLSTKLPAAGGGSSSLTPDSVAQLPQEIHDIVVGAYNEALMPIFLWLAPLTLVSAAVLWFVHEKPLRHTIEAAKKDESFGEQTLDAAEAMTGAER, from the coding sequence ATGAGCACCACCACAGTCACCGATCCCCACCAGAAGCGGACCGTTCGTCTCGTCTTCGCCGCGCTCATGCTCGTGATGCTGCTGGCATCGCTGAGCCAGACGGTCCTGTCGACTGCCCTGCCGACCATCGTCGGCTCCCTCGACGGTGCCGACCACATCGCCTGGGTCATGACGGCCTACCTGCTGGGCATGACGGTCACGATGCCGATCTACGGCCGCCTCGGCGACCGGCTCGGCCGCAAGCCGATGCTCCTGCTCGCGATCGTGCTGTTCACCATCGGCTCCCTCGTCGGCGCGCTGGCCCAGGACATGACCGTCCTGATCGCCGGGCGCGCGGTGCAGGGCCTCGGCGGCGGCGGCCTGATGGTGCTGTCGCAGGCCGCCATCGCCGACGTCGTGCCCGCCCGCGAGCGCGGCAAGTACATGGGCATCCTCGGAGCCGTGTTCGGCCTGTCGTCGGTCGCCGGCCCGCTGCTCGGCGGCTGGTTCACCGAGGGCCCCGGATGGCGCTGGACCTTCTGGATCAACGTGCCGCTCGGCGTGCTGGCGTTCGCCGCCGTCGTGATGCTCCTGCACATCCCCGCCGTCGAGCAGGCGCGCACCCGCGTCGATCGCCTGGGCATGGCGCTGCTGGCGATCGCCACGAGCGCGCTGATCCTCGCCGCGACCTGGGGCGGTCACCAGTACGACTGGAACAGCCCGCAGATCATCGGCCTGGCCGTGACCACGGTCGTCGCCGCCATCGCGTTCGTGCTCGTGGAGCGCCGCGCCGAGGAGCCGGTCATGCCGCTGGCGCTCTTCCGCGATCGCAACTTCAACCTCACCACCGTCGGCGTGATCATCCTGGGCGTCGCGATGTTCGGCTCGCTGTCCTACCTGCCGACCTACCTGCAGATGTCGGTCGGCGTCGACGCCACCCACGCCGGTCTCATGATGATCCCGATGATGGGCGGCATGCTCGTCACGTCGATCACGGTCGGGCAGGCCGTGAGCCGGACCGGCCGCTACCGCTGGTACCCGATCGCGGGCGCGCTCGTCACGGGCCTGGGCCTGTTCCTGCTCTCGACGATCGACATCGGCGACTCCCGCTGGGTGATCGAGGGCTCGCTGCTCGTGCTCGGCATCGGCATCGGCCTGGGCATGCAGGTCCTCACGCTGATCGTGCAGAACTCGTTCTCGCACCGCATCGTCGGCACGGCGACCGCCGCGAACAACTTCTTCCGCCAGGTCGGCGGCACCCTGGGTGCCGCGGCCGTCGGCTCGATCTTCACGTCGCGCCTGACGGAGTCGCTCAGCACGAAGCTGCCGGCGGCCGGCGGCGGGTCCTCGTCGCTGACGCCCGACTCGGTGGCCCAGCTCCCGCAGGAGATCCACGACATCGTGGTGGGCGCCTACAACGAAGCGCTCATGCCGATCTTCCTGTGGCTCGCGCCGCTGACCCTCGTGTCGGCCGCGGTGCTGTGGTTCGTGCACGAGAAGCCGCTGCGTCACACGATCGAGGCGGCCAAGAAGGACGAGTCGTTCGGCGAGCAGACGCTCGACGCCGCCGAGGCGATGACCGGCGCCGAGCGCTGA
- a CDS encoding NAD(P)/FAD-dependent oxidoreductase — protein MERLVIVGAGLAAAKAVERLREEGYEGSVTVVGAEDRAPYERPPLSKDLLLGKDTDPTVLDEEWWGENDVRLLTGARAAELDRETGRVRLESGEWLDYDLVVLATGAEPRVPDLPGADRALYLRTLEDKDRVLEAIGSGGHLVIVGAGWIGLEVAAAARSHDVRVTVLERDDLPLQKVLGDELATHVAELHRSHGVDLRTGVSVEEVLVGADGPVGVRTSDETIDADHVLVAIGAVPSVALAEDSGLEVDDGIVVDERFQTQDERVLAIGDAASAWNVTLEDRLRVEHWDNAIRQGRAVADVLLGRDTVHDWLPYFYTDQFEFSMEYVGRPGPKDAVEIRGDLAANEFIAYWLDDESRVTAGMNVGIWDVSDTLRQMVGTTVDRSELGDLR, from the coding sequence ATGGAGCGACTCGTGATCGTCGGAGCAGGACTGGCAGCCGCCAAAGCGGTCGAGCGACTGCGGGAGGAGGGCTACGAGGGATCGGTGACCGTCGTCGGGGCGGAGGACCGTGCGCCGTACGAGCGGCCGCCGTTGTCGAAGGACCTCCTGCTGGGCAAGGACACCGACCCGACGGTGCTGGACGAGGAGTGGTGGGGGGAGAACGACGTTCGCCTGCTGACCGGGGCGCGAGCGGCCGAGCTCGACCGCGAGACCGGGCGGGTCCGCCTGGAGTCGGGGGAGTGGCTCGACTACGACCTGGTCGTGCTGGCCACGGGCGCGGAGCCGCGCGTCCCCGACCTGCCGGGCGCCGATCGGGCGCTGTACCTGCGCACCCTCGAGGACAAGGACCGGGTGCTGGAGGCGATCGGCTCCGGCGGCCACCTCGTGATCGTCGGTGCGGGCTGGATCGGCCTCGAGGTCGCCGCGGCCGCGCGGAGCCACGACGTCCGGGTCACCGTGCTCGAGCGCGACGACCTGCCGCTGCAGAAGGTGCTCGGCGACGAGCTGGCCACCCATGTGGCGGAGCTGCACCGCTCGCACGGCGTCGACCTGCGGACCGGCGTCTCGGTCGAGGAGGTGCTCGTCGGCGCCGACGGACCGGTCGGCGTGCGCACGTCGGACGAGACGATCGACGCCGATCACGTGCTCGTGGCGATCGGCGCGGTGCCGTCGGTGGCGCTGGCCGAGGACTCCGGGCTCGAGGTGGACGACGGGATCGTCGTGGACGAGCGGTTCCAGACCCAGGACGAACGGGTGCTGGCGATCGGCGACGCCGCCAGCGCGTGGAACGTCACCCTGGAGGACCGGCTGCGCGTCGAGCACTGGGACAACGCCATCCGGCAGGGGCGGGCCGTCGCCGACGTGCTGCTGGGTCGCGACACCGTGCACGACTGGCTCCCGTACTTCTACACCGACCAGTTCGAGTTCTCGATGGAGTACGTCGGGCGCCCGGGACCGAAGGATGCGGTGGAGATCCGCGGCGACCTCGCGGCCAACGAGTTCATCGCCTACTGGCTCGACGACGAGTCCCGCGTGACCGCGGGCATGAACGTGGGGATCTGGGACGTCAGCGACACGCTGCGCCAGATGGTGGGCACGACGGTGGACCGCTCCGAGCTCGGCGACCTGCGCTGA